In Ascaphus truei isolate aAscTru1 chromosome 12, aAscTru1.hap1, whole genome shotgun sequence, the following are encoded in one genomic region:
- the MRPL23 gene encoding large ribosomal subunit protein uL23m isoform X1, whose amino-acid sequence MARKVMYPLYQLGNPQLRVFRTNFNMTLVRPGKEQPPDTVQFRISMEQSDPPSLPRMTKFDVQNYLQRIYSVPVSAVRTRIQYCTNRKRNHLNQRVKRPDYKVAYVQLGQGQTFQFPDLFPEKEDTPEPGSFEDVQREFMEKEQQRQRGDPRRGGLNDWFGL is encoded by the exons ATGGCGAGGAAGGTGAT GTACCCACTGTACCAGCTGGGCAACCCACAGCTCCGAGTATTTAGAACTAACTTCAACATGACGCTGGTGAGACCCGGAAAAGAACAGCCCCCGGACACAGTGCAGTTCCGTATATCTATGGA ACAGTCTGACCCTCCTTCTCTGCCCAGGATGACGAAGTTTGACGTCCAGAATTACCTGCAGCGTATAtacagtgtccctgtgtctgccGTGCGGACCCGCATCCAGTACT GTACCAACAGAAAAAGAAATCACTTGAACCAACGCGTGAAGCGGCCGGATTATAAAGTCGCCTATGTGCAGCTG GGTCAGGGCCAAACCTTCCAGTTCCCAGACCTGTTCCCCGAAAAGGAGGACACGCCGGAGCCCGGCTCATTTGAGGACGTTCAGCGGGAATTCatggagaaagagcagcagcgGCAGCGCGGCGATCCGCGCAGGGGCGGCCTGAACGACTGGTTTGGACTTTAG
- the MRPL23 gene encoding large ribosomal subunit protein uL23m isoform X3, translating to MTLVRPGKEQPPDTVQFRISMEQSDPPSLPRMTKFDVQNYLQRIYSVPVSAVRTRIQYCTNRKRNHLNQRVKRPDYKVAYVQLGQGQTFQFPDLFPEKEDTPEPGSFEDVQREFMEKEQQRQRGDPRRGGLNDWFGL from the exons ATGACGCTGGTGAGACCCGGAAAAGAACAGCCCCCGGACACAGTGCAGTTCCGTATATCTATGGA ACAGTCTGACCCTCCTTCTCTGCCCAGGATGACGAAGTTTGACGTCCAGAATTACCTGCAGCGTATAtacagtgtccctgtgtctgccGTGCGGACCCGCATCCAGTACT GTACCAACAGAAAAAGAAATCACTTGAACCAACGCGTGAAGCGGCCGGATTATAAAGTCGCCTATGTGCAGCTG GGTCAGGGCCAAACCTTCCAGTTCCCAGACCTGTTCCCCGAAAAGGAGGACACGCCGGAGCCCGGCTCATTTGAGGACGTTCAGCGGGAATTCatggagaaagagcagcagcgGCAGCGCGGCGATCCGCGCAGGGGCGGCCTGAACGACTGGTTTGGACTTTAG
- the MRPL23 gene encoding large ribosomal subunit protein uL23m isoform X4, giving the protein MTLVRPGKEQPPDTVQFRISMEMTKFDVQNYLQRIYSVPVSAVRTRIQYCTNRKRNHLNQRVKRPDYKVAYVQLGQGQTFQFPDLFPEKEDTPEPGSFEDVQREFMEKEQQRQRGDPRRGGLNDWFGL; this is encoded by the exons ATGACGCTGGTGAGACCCGGAAAAGAACAGCCCCCGGACACAGTGCAGTTCCGTATATCTATGGA GATGACGAAGTTTGACGTCCAGAATTACCTGCAGCGTATAtacagtgtccctgtgtctgccGTGCGGACCCGCATCCAGTACT GTACCAACAGAAAAAGAAATCACTTGAACCAACGCGTGAAGCGGCCGGATTATAAAGTCGCCTATGTGCAGCTG GGTCAGGGCCAAACCTTCCAGTTCCCAGACCTGTTCCCCGAAAAGGAGGACACGCCGGAGCCCGGCTCATTTGAGGACGTTCAGCGGGAATTCatggagaaagagcagcagcgGCAGCGCGGCGATCCGCGCAGGGGCGGCCTGAACGACTGGTTTGGACTTTAG
- the MRPL23 gene encoding large ribosomal subunit protein uL23m isoform X2, which produces MARKVMYPLYQLGNPQLRVFRTNFNMTLVRPGKEQPPDTVQFRISMEMTKFDVQNYLQRIYSVPVSAVRTRIQYCTNRKRNHLNQRVKRPDYKVAYVQLGQGQTFQFPDLFPEKEDTPEPGSFEDVQREFMEKEQQRQRGDPRRGGLNDWFGL; this is translated from the exons ATGGCGAGGAAGGTGAT GTACCCACTGTACCAGCTGGGCAACCCACAGCTCCGAGTATTTAGAACTAACTTCAACATGACGCTGGTGAGACCCGGAAAAGAACAGCCCCCGGACACAGTGCAGTTCCGTATATCTATGGA GATGACGAAGTTTGACGTCCAGAATTACCTGCAGCGTATAtacagtgtccctgtgtctgccGTGCGGACCCGCATCCAGTACT GTACCAACAGAAAAAGAAATCACTTGAACCAACGCGTGAAGCGGCCGGATTATAAAGTCGCCTATGTGCAGCTG GGTCAGGGCCAAACCTTCCAGTTCCCAGACCTGTTCCCCGAAAAGGAGGACACGCCGGAGCCCGGCTCATTTGAGGACGTTCAGCGGGAATTCatggagaaagagcagcagcgGCAGCGCGGCGATCCGCGCAGGGGCGGCCTGAACGACTGGTTTGGACTTTAG